One segment of Phragmites australis chromosome 13, lpPhrAust1.1, whole genome shotgun sequence DNA contains the following:
- the LOC133887804 gene encoding LOW QUALITY PROTEIN: uncharacterized protein LOC133887804 (The sequence of the model RefSeq protein was modified relative to this genomic sequence to represent the inferred CDS: substituted 2 bases at 2 genomic stop codons), translated as MWMYLSENKKFNDFANEDALIWHEANIPYAVWGPTSTRTXSLTYYPSEALKHNGSLYAHVYFAHSGYPVDPTDPEYEHKSAFGRTHPVLTFLPKSKAGKKKSLLGDSEESEKQAPPKENKESEDKDEGPVEYIAYWKPNVTINLVDDFTQYPHNNVPAIVAPYLNVDPATNVYYPTVFFNEFWLLRDKLIALNETVEELPLNLEVGPISTTKWQLFLQIEQSFQVHRSYGSMLEGEADELKRVFLEGNPYLLGLTMVVSLLHSLFDFLAFKNDIQFWNKNKSMEGLSAKSVVLNFACQLIVFLYLLDNDTSWMILASSGIGVCIEFWKIGKAMHIDIDRNGMIPMLRFRDRESYARNKTKEYDAIAMKYLSYVLFLLVIDFSIYSLKYEKHKSWYSWILSSLTSCVYMFGFIMMCPQLFINYKLKSVAHMPWRQMTYKFLNTIIDDLFAFVIKMPMLHRLSVFRDDVVFLIYLYQRWVYPVDKXRVNEFGFGGEDEPLARETLEASDSAAAAQQTEAEAETSTEDKKTK; from the exons ATGTGGATGTATTTATCAGAGAATAAGAAGTTCAATGACTTTGCTAATGAGGATGCACTCATTTGGCACGAGGCAAACATACCGTATGCAGTTTGGGGACCTACCAGTACCAGAACATGATCATTAACATACTATCCTTCAGAG GCTCTCAAGCACAATGGCTCTTTGTACGCTCATGTTTACTTCGCCCACTCGGGTTACCCTGTGGACCCTACTGATCCAGAATATGAGCATAAATCTGCATTTGGGAGGACACATC CTGTTTTGACATTCTTGCCGAAATCAAAAGCCGGTAAAAAGAAGAGCTTGCTTGGAGATTCAGAGGAGTCTGAAAAACAAGCGCCACCAAAG GAGAATAAAGAATCTGAGGATAAAGACGAGGGTCCAGTTGAATATATCGCATATTGGAAACCAAATGTAACAATAAATCTTGTCGATGACTTCACACA GTATCCCCACAATAATGTCCCTGCCATTGTTGCTCCAT ATTTGAATGTGGATCCGGCTACAAATGTTTACTATCCTACTGTATTCTTCAACGAGTTTTGGCTACTGAGGGATAAGTTGATAGCACTCAACGAGACTGTGGAGGAACTGCCCTTAAACCTCGAAGTTGGTCCTATTAGCACGACCAAGTGGCAATTGTTTCTTCAGATTGAGCAGTCCTTCCAAGTTCATCGTAGTTATGGAAGTATGCTTGAAGGCGAGGCTGATGAACTCAAG AGGGTTTTCCTTGAAGGAAACCCATATCTTCTTGGATTGACCATGGTTGTTTCTCTGTTACACTCTCTGTTTGATTTCCTGGCTTTCAAAAATG ATATTCAGTTCtggaacaagaacaagtccatgGAAGGTCTCTCAGCAAAATCTGTGGTTCTGAATTTTGCGTGTCAACTAATTGTTTTCCTGTACCTTCTTGACAATGACACTTCATGGATGATCCTTGCTAGCTCTGGAATCGGAGTGTGCATTGAATTTTGGAAGATTGGAAAAGCAATGCATATCGAT ATTGATAGAAATGGAATGATTCCCATGTTGAGGTTCAGGGACCGTGAATCCTATGCACGGAATAAGACCAAGGAATATGATGCGATTGCAATGAAGTACCTTTCCTATGTCCTTTTCCTCCTTGTGATCGATTTCTCCATCTATTCCCTTAAGTATGAAAAACACAAGAGCTGGTACTCATGGATACTCTCTTCTCTGACAAGTTGTGTCTACATgtttg GTTTCATTATGATGTGCCCCCAACTATTCATCAACTACAAGCTGAAGTCCGTCGCTCATATGCCATGGAGACAAATGACCTACAAGTTCCTCAACACTATAATAGATGACCTTTTTGCATTTGTTATCAAAATGCCAATGCTTCATCGTCTCTCAGTTTTCAGAGATG ATGTTGTCTTCTTGATATACCTCTACCAGAGGTGGGTATATCCGGTTGACAAGTAGCGTGTCAATGAGTTTGGCTTCGGAGGCGAGGACGAACCACTAGCACGGGAGACTTTGGAAGCAAGTGATTCAGCAGCCGCGGCCCAGCAaaccgaggccgaggctgagacGAGCACGGAGGACAAGAAGACAAAGTGA